In a genomic window of Mycolicibacterium neoaurum VKM Ac-1815D:
- a CDS encoding polyprenyl synthetase family protein — protein sequence MQAALHARSDPPPAWLVSLRADVLDAVSDFLADTCADALRGSHVDITERVLRDMLAEGKCLRSTYLYLGWRAGADSSHAAVRAAGSLEFLHAFALFQDDVMDESPMRRGRPSAHRAFEDWHRERGLPGSSARFGESAAVLLGDLCLVWAEQMFRQCGLPAESLARAWPRYDAMRTELAIGQFADLVNDTAGFPTLERVLDVARRKSGNYTVRRPLEIGAALAGCDDAVSVALGRYGENIGEAFQLRDDLLGVFGAPATTGKPIGTDLVARKATTVVVAAYELATGAQQRQFKEFMTAERLGDDDMARWQDLISEVGTVQRIEDLIHSRFAAATAALDGVAGGALDPEVRAALVATAAACTERTA from the coding sequence ATGCAGGCTGCGCTTCACGCACGCAGCGATCCACCTCCTGCGTGGCTTGTCTCGCTGCGCGCAGATGTCCTCGACGCCGTGTCCGATTTCCTGGCCGACACCTGTGCCGATGCCCTGCGCGGCAGCCATGTCGACATCACCGAACGCGTGCTGCGCGACATGCTCGCCGAGGGCAAATGCCTGCGCTCGACCTATCTCTACCTGGGCTGGCGTGCCGGCGCGGACAGCAGTCACGCCGCCGTACGCGCGGCAGGAAGTCTGGAGTTCCTGCACGCCTTCGCGCTGTTCCAGGACGATGTGATGGATGAGTCGCCGATGCGGCGCGGACGCCCCAGCGCGCACCGGGCCTTCGAGGACTGGCATCGCGAACGCGGACTGCCCGGGTCCTCCGCGCGTTTCGGTGAGTCGGCGGCGGTCCTGCTGGGCGACCTGTGCCTGGTGTGGGCCGAACAGATGTTCCGCCAATGCGGGCTGCCCGCCGAATCGCTGGCCCGGGCCTGGCCGCGCTATGACGCTATGCGCACCGAACTTGCCATCGGGCAGTTCGCCGATCTGGTCAACGACACGGCGGGCTTCCCCACCCTGGAGCGCGTCCTGGACGTGGCCCGGCGCAAGTCCGGTAACTACACCGTCCGCAGGCCACTCGAGATCGGGGCTGCGCTCGCCGGCTGCGACGATGCGGTATCGGTAGCCCTGGGCCGCTACGGCGAGAACATCGGCGAGGCCTTCCAGTTGCGCGATGACCTGCTCGGCGTCTTCGGCGCCCCGGCGACCACCGGCAAGCCGATCGGCACCGACCTGGTGGCCCGCAAGGCGACGACCGTCGTGGTCGCGGCGTACGAACTGGCCACCGGAGCCCAGCAGCGCCAGTTCAAGGAATTCATGACCGCCGAACGACTCGGCGATGACGACATGGCTCGCTGGCAGGACTTGATCTCGGAGGTAGGAACAGTGCAGCGGATCGAAGATCTGATCCATTCGCGGTTCGCCGCGGCCACGGCCGCGCTGGACGGTGTGGCCGGCGGTGCGCTGGACCCCGAGGTGCGCGCAGCGCTCGTCGCGACCGCAGCGGCCTGCACCGAGCGGACCGCCTGA
- a CDS encoding phytoene/squalene synthase family protein, with amino-acid sequence MLGSELDAAGVQGRELRQAYQRCRALNAAHGKTFFLATRLLAPGQRPAVHALYGFARRADDVLDGFDDRTTAEREDELRQLSDALHSRLVENRMAGDDPVLDAVVDTARHYGLPWQLFEDFLASMRMDLTISDYPDRAALDRYVYGSAEVIGLQLLPILGTVVPTAEAAPHAAALGKAFQLTNFLRDIDEDLTRGRVYLPADELAAHGVDREVLYWCQRNRRTDARLRAALIEQHAITRDIYRQAELGIPMLRPQSRPCIRAALTLYSEILDRIEEIDFEVFTQRATVSNGRRLQVAARGLGAAWRARIRQAA; translated from the coding sequence ATGCTCGGCTCAGAGCTCGACGCAGCGGGTGTACAGGGCAGGGAACTGCGCCAGGCGTATCAACGCTGCCGGGCGCTCAACGCCGCGCACGGCAAGACCTTCTTTCTGGCGACACGGTTGCTGGCACCGGGCCAACGCCCGGCGGTGCACGCGCTGTACGGTTTTGCCCGCCGTGCCGACGATGTGCTCGACGGATTCGACGACCGCACCACAGCCGAACGTGAAGACGAGTTGCGTCAGCTCTCGGACGCGTTGCACAGCAGGCTGGTCGAGAACCGGATGGCAGGTGACGACCCGGTGCTCGACGCGGTCGTCGACACTGCGCGCCACTACGGCCTGCCCTGGCAACTGTTCGAGGATTTCCTGGCCTCCATGCGGATGGACCTGACGATCAGCGACTACCCGGACCGGGCCGCATTGGACCGCTACGTCTACGGGTCAGCCGAGGTTATCGGCCTACAGCTGCTGCCCATCCTCGGCACGGTCGTCCCCACCGCGGAGGCGGCACCGCACGCCGCTGCGTTGGGAAAGGCATTCCAGCTCACCAACTTCCTGCGGGATATCGACGAAGACCTCACCCGCGGCCGCGTCTACCTACCCGCCGACGAACTCGCCGCGCACGGTGTGGACCGTGAGGTGCTGTACTGGTGCCAGCGCAATCGGCGTACCGACGCGCGGCTGCGGGCGGCGCTGATCGAGCAGCACGCGATCACCAGGGACATCTATCGGCAAGCCGAACTCGGCATCCCGATGCTGCGGCCGCAATCGCGGCCGTGCATCCGGGCCGCGTTGACGCTGTACTCCGAGATCCTGGATCGCATCGAGGAGATCGACTTCGAGGTGTTCACGCAGCGGGCCACCGTGTCCAACGGCCGGCGTCTGCAGGTCGCCGCCCGCGGCCTCGGCGCCGCGTGGCGCGCCCGTATCCGGCAGGCGGCGTGA
- a CDS encoding DUF5914 domain-containing protein: MKAWPFELLPRTPWSQQKPTYRQADPAVIDAALKRSQNRPSGNWYVVGASTDITSKPFAATVAGAELVCWRGDDGRLHAGPARCPHLGADMCTGVVERGNLICPWHGLQLTGRTRADWTAVPIHDDGVLVWVRLDRIGGETPTEAPILPARPGLPRISAVAAMTGNCKPEDIIANRMDPWHGAWFHPYSFTRLEVLSAPPTDPDLPDEEDRFLVAVTFRLGRLGIPVIAEFTSPEPRTLTMRIIEGEGCGSVVETHASPLRDGADGSPQSRVVEAVIAHSDRPGFAHAGRVQGLIIPFMRHAAHRLWRDDLEYAERLAQVRRQDDDGTADLLTPPSAAPTTEDRPRRAAEPESAPTG, encoded by the coding sequence ATGAAAGCGTGGCCGTTCGAACTACTCCCGCGCACTCCGTGGAGTCAGCAGAAGCCGACCTACCGGCAGGCCGACCCGGCGGTGATCGACGCCGCACTGAAGCGGTCGCAGAATCGGCCCAGCGGCAACTGGTATGTGGTGGGGGCGAGCACCGACATCACCTCCAAACCCTTCGCCGCCACCGTCGCCGGTGCCGAACTGGTCTGCTGGCGCGGCGACGACGGCCGGCTGCACGCCGGTCCGGCGCGTTGTCCGCACCTGGGAGCCGATATGTGCACCGGGGTGGTCGAACGCGGCAACCTGATCTGCCCGTGGCACGGTCTTCAGTTGACCGGCCGCACCCGTGCGGACTGGACGGCGGTTCCGATCCACGACGACGGTGTGCTGGTCTGGGTTCGGCTCGACCGGATCGGCGGTGAAACGCCTACCGAGGCGCCGATTCTGCCGGCCCGGCCGGGACTTCCGCGGATTTCTGCCGTCGCCGCCATGACGGGCAACTGCAAACCGGAGGACATCATTGCCAACAGGATGGATCCCTGGCACGGCGCCTGGTTCCATCCGTACTCCTTCACCCGGTTGGAAGTGCTCAGCGCGCCGCCGACGGATCCGGACCTCCCCGACGAGGAGGACCGTTTCCTCGTCGCGGTCACCTTCCGGCTGGGCCGGTTGGGCATTCCTGTCATCGCCGAGTTCACCAGCCCGGAGCCCCGCACCCTGACGATGCGCATCATCGAGGGTGAGGGGTGCGGCAGCGTCGTGGAGACCCACGCGTCGCCGTTACGCGATGGTGCGGACGGCAGTCCGCAAAGCCGGGTCGTCGAGGCTGTCATCGCGCACTCGGACCGACCGGGCTTCGCTCATGCCGGACGCGTGCAGGGTCTGATCATCCCGTTCATGCGCCATGCCGCACATCGCCTCTGGCGCGATGACCTGGAGTATGCCGAGCGCCTTGCGCAGGTCCGCCGCCAGGACGACGACGGCACCGCAGACCTGCTCACGCCGCCGAGCGCCGCGCCCACGACGGAAGATCGGCCGCGTCGAGCAGCGGAACCTGAGTCTGCGCCCACGGGCTGA
- the crtI gene encoding phytoene desaturase family protein: MRTVAGRTDHVVVVGAGLSGLSAALHLAGRGRRVTVVERGSDPGGRMGRADISGYRIDTGPTVLTMPDIIDETFAAVGESTADRLELHQVDPAYRASFADGSCIDVHSDAAIMAAEIERFAGRTQAEGYLRLRDWLTKLYQVEFQGFISSNFDSPLSLLTPQLAKLAAIGGFRGWETMVRRFITDERLLRVFTFQALYAGVPPRRALAAYAVIAYMDTISGVYFPKGGMRALPDALAAAAADAGVEFHYDAPVSELERTGDRITAVRTATGARFAADAVVLTTELPDTYRLLGRSPRRLIKLRPAPSAVVAHIGCGAVAPDAGASHHNILFGNEWARTFEEIIDEGVPMEDPSLLVTRPTAADPSLAPEGRDLLYVLAPTPNLDVGALDWDGQRDQYTAQMLDTLAARLPNVLTDPQVLDVVTPLDWARQGMIAGTPFALAHTFGQTGPFRPANTVRGIPNVILAGSSTVPGVGIPTAIVSGRLAADRITGADSSVRPRIFTR; this comes from the coding sequence ATGCGCACGGTGGCTGGTCGCACCGACCATGTGGTCGTGGTGGGGGCCGGATTGTCCGGACTCTCGGCGGCGCTGCACCTGGCAGGCAGGGGTCGGCGGGTCACCGTCGTCGAACGCGGGTCCGATCCCGGCGGCCGGATGGGCCGCGCCGACATTTCCGGTTACCGCATCGACACCGGTCCGACGGTGCTGACCATGCCCGACATCATCGACGAGACCTTCGCCGCGGTCGGCGAATCCACCGCCGACCGCTTGGAGCTGCATCAGGTCGACCCGGCGTATCGGGCATCCTTCGCCGACGGCAGCTGTATCGACGTGCACAGTGACGCGGCCATCATGGCCGCCGAGATCGAACGCTTCGCCGGTCGTACCCAGGCCGAAGGCTATCTACGCCTGCGTGATTGGCTGACCAAGCTCTATCAGGTCGAGTTCCAGGGCTTCATCTCGTCGAACTTCGACTCCCCGCTGTCGCTGCTGACCCCGCAGCTTGCGAAGCTGGCCGCCATCGGCGGTTTCCGCGGCTGGGAGACGATGGTGCGGCGGTTCATCACCGACGAGCGATTGCTGCGCGTCTTCACCTTCCAGGCTCTCTACGCGGGCGTGCCCCCGCGCCGGGCGCTGGCCGCCTACGCGGTGATCGCCTACATGGACACGATCTCCGGGGTGTACTTCCCCAAGGGCGGAATGCGCGCGCTGCCGGACGCGCTGGCCGCGGCAGCCGCCGATGCCGGAGTCGAGTTCCACTACGACGCACCGGTTTCGGAACTGGAGCGCACCGGCGACCGCATCACCGCGGTCCGCACCGCCACCGGTGCTCGATTCGCCGCAGATGCCGTGGTGTTGACCACCGAGCTGCCGGACACCTATCGCCTGCTGGGACGTAGCCCCCGACGGCTGATCAAGCTGCGGCCCGCCCCATCGGCGGTGGTCGCCCACATCGGTTGCGGTGCCGTCGCTCCGGATGCCGGCGCATCGCATCACAACATCCTGTTCGGCAACGAATGGGCGCGCACCTTCGAGGAGATCATCGACGAGGGTGTCCCGATGGAGGACCCCTCACTGCTGGTCACCCGTCCCACCGCGGCGGACCCGAGCCTCGCCCCGGAGGGCAGGGATCTGCTCTACGTCCTCGCCCCGACACCCAATCTGGATGTCGGCGCACTGGATTGGGACGGTCAACGCGACCAGTACACGGCGCAGATGCTCGACACCTTGGCTGCCCGGCTGCCGAACGTCCTCACCGATCCGCAGGTACTCGACGTGGTGACCCCGCTGGACTGGGCCCGCCAGGGCATGATCGCCGGCACACCGTTCGCCCTGGCGCACACCTTCGGGCAGACCGGACCGTTCCGCCCCGCCAACACCGTGCGCGGTATCCCCAACGTGATCCTCGCCGGTTCGTCCACCGTTCCCGGCGTGGGAATTCCTACCGCCATCGTCTCCGGCCGCCTGGCCGCCGACCGGATCACCGGAGCCGATTCCTCGGTCCGTCCCCGAATTTTCACCCGATGA
- a CDS encoding class I SAM-dependent methyltransferase, giving the protein MSTYDVPEAFDAGAAAYDGLVGANPGYHRHLRLSAQRMGIRDGGRGLRLLDIGCGTGASTAALLHAAPHAEIVGVDGSAGMLEQARTKRWPSTVTFVHSRAEDLAQAGVHGPFDGILAAYLVRNLPDPDPVLRMLLGMLSPGSVFAAHEYSVRDSRAAGILWNAVCAAVIIPAGRFRTGDADLYRYLRRSVNDFDGATQFRDRLQRNGFTDVQSVTMPGWQRGIVHTFLGRATS; this is encoded by the coding sequence GTGAGCACATACGACGTTCCCGAGGCCTTCGACGCGGGTGCGGCGGCCTATGACGGCCTGGTCGGCGCCAATCCCGGGTATCACCGCCATCTTCGACTCTCGGCGCAGCGCATGGGTATCCGCGACGGTGGACGTGGACTGCGGCTGCTCGATATCGGCTGCGGCACCGGCGCGTCGACCGCGGCCCTGCTGCACGCCGCCCCGCACGCCGAGATCGTCGGCGTGGACGGTTCGGCGGGCATGCTCGAGCAGGCCCGGACGAAGCGGTGGCCGTCCACGGTGACCTTCGTGCACAGCCGGGCCGAGGACCTGGCACAAGCCGGGGTGCACGGCCCGTTCGACGGGATCCTGGCGGCCTACCTGGTGCGCAATCTGCCCGACCCCGATCCGGTGCTGCGTATGCTGCTTGGCATGCTTTCCCCGGGAAGTGTCTTCGCCGCCCACGAGTACTCGGTCCGTGACTCGCGAGCGGCCGGCATCCTCTGGAACGCGGTGTGCGCCGCGGTCATCATCCCGGCGGGTCGATTCCGCACCGGCGATGCCGATCTCTACCGTTACCTGCGCCGCAGCGTCAACGACTTCGACGGCGCAACACAGTTCCGAGACCGTTTGCAGCGCAACGGATTCACCGACGTGCAGAGCGTGACGATGCCCGGGTGGCAGCGCGGTATCGTGCACACCTTCCTCGGCAGGGCGACGTCATGA
- a CDS encoding ROK family transcriptional regulator: MASVGEVFALIRAKGELTRTDITALTGLSRTAVGARLAVLLGAGLVKECQPAPSTGGRPATQLSVDTDAGIVLSVAVGLSRTRLAVCDLAGAVLALSDIDSEVALGPADLMPDIGKGLDVLLEQFPGVDIHGVGLTLPGTVDAERGCSCGSAILRGWDGVPLRPYLEALPRIGSAPIVLDNDANAIALAERGGDDDVLVVKASSGLGAGIIAGGVLLRGANQAAGEFGHNKVVAAEGIPCRCGNTGCLEAVAGGWAIVRALQQQGISVRHLRDVAELAADGDPEARRMVRESGRAVGAGIAPAVNLLNPAAVVIAGDMAGVYEMFVAGLRESLYGNATAEATGALQVRPATHGDRSATVGTAMLVLEHVLSVAAIDARF; the protein is encoded by the coding sequence GTGGCCAGCGTCGGTGAAGTCTTTGCCCTGATCAGGGCCAAGGGCGAGCTGACGCGTACCGATATCACCGCGCTGACCGGCCTGTCCAGGACCGCGGTGGGTGCCAGATTGGCGGTCCTGCTGGGCGCCGGGCTGGTCAAGGAGTGTCAGCCGGCTCCCTCGACGGGCGGACGTCCGGCCACCCAGCTCAGCGTCGATACCGATGCCGGGATCGTGCTCTCGGTCGCGGTGGGCCTCAGCCGCACCCGGCTTGCGGTCTGCGATCTGGCCGGCGCGGTGTTGGCGCTCTCCGATATCGACTCCGAAGTCGCGCTCGGTCCTGCGGACCTGATGCCCGATATCGGCAAGGGGCTCGACGTCCTGCTGGAGCAGTTTCCGGGGGTCGACATCCACGGTGTCGGGCTGACCCTGCCGGGTACGGTCGATGCCGAACGGGGCTGCAGCTGCGGATCGGCGATCCTGCGCGGCTGGGATGGTGTGCCGCTGCGTCCCTACCTGGAGGCATTGCCGCGCATCGGGTCCGCGCCCATCGTGTTGGACAACGATGCGAACGCCATCGCGCTGGCCGAACGCGGTGGCGATGACGATGTGCTGGTGGTCAAGGCCTCCAGCGGTCTCGGTGCGGGCATCATCGCCGGGGGCGTGCTGTTGCGTGGCGCGAATCAGGCCGCGGGCGAGTTCGGTCATAACAAGGTCGTTGCGGCAGAAGGCATTCCGTGCCGCTGTGGGAACACCGGGTGCCTGGAGGCCGTCGCGGGCGGATGGGCGATCGTGCGGGCATTACAGCAGCAGGGCATATCCGTCCGGCACCTGCGTGATGTTGCCGAGCTGGCCGCCGACGGTGACCCCGAGGCCCGCCGAATGGTCCGCGAGAGTGGGCGCGCCGTCGGTGCGGGGATAGCGCCTGCGGTGAACCTGCTCAACCCGGCTGCCGTCGTGATCGCGGGCGATATGGCCGGAGTGTACGAGATGTTCGTGGCGGGCCTGCGAGAGTCGTTGTACGGCAACGCCACCGCCGAAGCCACCGGGGCTCTGCAGGTGCGCCCGGCGACACATGGCGACCGTTCCGCCACGGTCGGTACGGCGATGCTCGTGCTCGAACACGTGCTCAGCGTCGCCGCGATCGACGCACGCTTCTGA
- a CDS encoding hydroxysqualene dehydroxylase, translated as MTDRRRVRHPAGSGQPHAAYLADRPTVAVIGGGIAGLSAATALAERGVAVHLFEREQYLGGRVGGWTETAPDGSHLTMNRGFHAFFRQYYNLRNVLRRVDPELSMFTPLDDYPLVDGEGRRDTFRGLPRTPPLNAMAFALRSPTFRVRDLIRIDAKAAAPLASVSVPETYWQLDDSDAESFLRDINFPTAAQHLAFEVFSRSFFTRPDGLSAAELATMFHIYFLGSSEGLVFDVAAENFDIALWKPLERYLQRHGADIRTGAAVTAVGNDDAGRFLVTAESGDTVGCDGVVLATEVPALQRIIAGSPGLGDGQWRAAIADLGTAAPFLVRRLWLDRPVDADRPAFLGTGGLPPLDNISVLERYEREAAEWVDQHGGSVVELHAYSITEDSPELRKALDSRLYELFPETADARVVHQVTLCRNDCPRLAPGDFAGRPGVRTPENGLVLAGDGIRIDLPVALMERAATTGLSAANALLERFGVRGHDIFTVPVRGRSAVLRHFAERVEGRVWT; from the coding sequence ATGACCGACCGCCGCCGCGTCCGCCATCCCGCCGGGTCCGGCCAGCCACACGCCGCCTATCTCGCCGACCGGCCCACCGTCGCGGTGATCGGTGGGGGCATCGCCGGCCTGAGTGCGGCAACCGCGCTGGCCGAACGCGGGGTTGCCGTGCACCTGTTCGAGCGTGAGCAGTATCTGGGCGGCCGCGTCGGCGGGTGGACCGAAACCGCTCCCGACGGTTCGCATCTCACGATGAATCGCGGCTTCCACGCGTTCTTCCGGCAGTACTACAACCTGCGCAACGTGCTGCGCAGGGTCGACCCCGAACTGTCCATGTTCACCCCTCTCGACGACTACCCGCTCGTGGACGGGGAAGGCCGACGCGACACCTTCCGGGGCCTGCCCCGCACGCCACCGCTGAACGCGATGGCCTTTGCATTACGCAGTCCCACCTTCCGCGTGCGCGACCTGATCCGCATCGATGCCAAGGCGGCGGCACCGTTGGCATCGGTGTCGGTGCCCGAAACGTACTGGCAGCTCGACGATTCGGACGCCGAGTCATTCCTGCGGGATATCAACTTTCCCACCGCGGCACAACATCTTGCCTTCGAGGTCTTCTCGCGCAGCTTCTTCACCCGGCCGGACGGCCTGTCGGCGGCCGAACTGGCCACCATGTTCCACATCTACTTCCTCGGCTCCAGCGAGGGCCTGGTGTTCGACGTCGCCGCCGAGAACTTCGACATCGCCCTGTGGAAACCGCTGGAGCGCTATCTGCAGCGTCACGGAGCCGATATCCGCACCGGGGCGGCCGTCACGGCCGTAGGCAACGATGATGCGGGTCGGTTCCTGGTCACCGCCGAGTCCGGTGACACCGTGGGCTGCGACGGCGTGGTCTTGGCCACCGAGGTGCCTGCGCTGCAACGCATCATCGCCGGTTCTCCCGGACTCGGGGATGGGCAATGGCGCGCTGCGATAGCCGACCTCGGTACCGCTGCACCGTTTTTGGTCCGGCGCCTCTGGTTGGACCGCCCGGTCGACGCCGACCGGCCCGCCTTCCTCGGCACCGGCGGTCTGCCGCCGCTGGACAACATCAGCGTGCTGGAGCGCTATGAGCGGGAAGCCGCGGAGTGGGTCGATCAGCATGGCGGGTCAGTGGTGGAACTGCACGCCTACTCGATCACCGAGGACAGCCCGGAACTTCGGAAGGCGCTGGACAGTCGGTTGTACGAGCTCTTCCCCGAGACCGCCGATGCGCGTGTGGTGCACCAGGTCACGCTGTGCCGCAACGACTGCCCGCGACTGGCGCCCGGTGATTTCGCCGGCCGGCCCGGTGTGCGGACACCGGAGAACGGACTGGTGCTTGCCGGTGACGGGATCCGCATCGATCTTCCGGTGGCGCTGATGGAACGTGCCGCAACGACCGGACTGTCGGCGGCAAATGCCCTGCTCGAACGTTTCGGGGTGCGCGGTCACGACATCTTCACGGTGCCGGTGCGCGGCAGATCTGCGGTCCTGCGGCATTTCGCCGAACGGGTCGAAGGGCGGGTGTGGACATGA
- a CDS encoding DUF5709 domain-containing protein, which yields MTAELPEDDQGYSPEEEDQLTAEDTLLDRGVDDLLDEGYSPPERWQEPREHESLDERLADEQPDPALDENYRPDEQAGDDEVGDRRSGRLVAPDEGSGVDTEKELLGSDVGIDGGAASAEEAAVHIIDE from the coding sequence ATGACCGCAGAACTGCCCGAGGACGACCAGGGATACAGCCCGGAAGAAGAAGACCAACTCACGGCTGAGGACACCCTGCTCGACCGCGGTGTCGATGATCTGCTCGACGAAGGCTATTCACCGCCGGAGCGGTGGCAGGAGCCGCGCGAGCACGAGAGCCTCGATGAGCGGCTGGCCGACGAGCAGCCCGATCCCGCCCTCGACGAAAACTACCGTCCCGACGAGCAGGCCGGTGACGACGAGGTGGGCGACCGGCGCTCCGGCCGGTTGGTGGCACCCGACGAGGGCTCCGGGGTGGATACCGAAAAGGAGCTACTCGGCAGCGATGTCGGCATCGACGGCGGTGCGGCGTCCGCCGAGGAGGCCGCCGTGCACATCATCGACGAGTAG
- a CDS encoding MFS transporter, translating to MTPSTQRPTTPQSVVAADPAVRALAVLALALGGFGIGTTEFVAMGLLPDIATGFDVSEPTAGHVISAYALGVVIGAPTIAALTARVPRRALLLGLMAVFTLGNLASALAPSYATLVIARFVAGLPHGAFFGIAALAAAHLMGPRNRAKAVAYVLSGLTVATVLGVPLASWLGQAFGWRSAFVLVVVIGLITLTALWLWLPDQLRTMHVTSPLTELGALRRPQVWLAVMVGMIGFGGMFAVYTYISTTMTDVAGLPRALVPVALMVFGLGMVVGNLVGGRLADISVIRALYLSLGSLGVVLLVFVAAAHNPWTALPVLFLIGTAGSAVGPALQTRLMDVAHDAQTLAAALNHSALNIGNAAGAWVGGLVIAAGLGYTAPAAAGSILAMCGLLVLTLSVLLGRATRR from the coding sequence GTGACCCCGAGCACCCAACGCCCCACCACCCCGCAGTCGGTCGTGGCCGCCGATCCGGCGGTGCGTGCACTGGCCGTCCTGGCGCTCGCCCTCGGCGGCTTCGGGATCGGCACCACCGAGTTCGTCGCCATGGGCCTGCTGCCCGATATCGCGACCGGTTTCGACGTCTCCGAACCCACCGCCGGACACGTCATCTCTGCCTATGCACTCGGTGTCGTCATCGGCGCGCCGACCATCGCCGCGCTGACCGCCCGCGTTCCGCGGCGGGCACTGCTGCTGGGCCTGATGGCGGTCTTCACCCTCGGCAACCTCGCCAGCGCGCTCGCCCCCTCCTACGCCACGCTTGTCATCGCCCGATTCGTCGCGGGATTACCCCACGGTGCGTTCTTCGGCATCGCCGCGCTGGCGGCGGCGCACCTGATGGGCCCGCGCAATCGCGCCAAGGCGGTCGCCTACGTGCTGTCCGGTTTGACGGTGGCCACCGTGCTCGGCGTGCCGCTGGCCTCCTGGCTTGGTCAGGCGTTCGGTTGGCGCAGCGCCTTCGTGCTGGTGGTCGTCATCGGCTTGATCACCCTGACCGCGCTGTGGTTATGGCTCCCCGACCAATTGCGCACCATGCACGTGACCAGCCCGCTGACCGAACTCGGCGCCCTGCGCCGACCCCAGGTCTGGTTGGCGGTCATGGTCGGGATGATCGGCTTCGGCGGGATGTTCGCCGTCTACACCTACATCAGCACGACGATGACCGACGTCGCCGGACTGCCGAGAGCACTGGTTCCGGTGGCGCTCATGGTCTTCGGTCTGGGCATGGTGGTGGGCAACCTCGTCGGCGGCCGGTTGGCCGACATCTCGGTGATACGCGCGCTGTACCTGTCCTTGGGGTCACTCGGCGTCGTCTTGCTGGTGTTCGTGGCCGCGGCGCACAACCCGTGGACAGCACTTCCGGTGCTCTTCCTGATCGGCACCGCGGGATCGGCCGTCGGTCCGGCATTGCAGACCCGACTGATGGACGTGGCGCACGACGCGCAGACACTCGCGGCGGCGCTGAACCATTCGGCACTCAACATCGGCAACGCGGCAGGCGCCTGGGTCGGCGGACTGGTGATCGCCGCCGGGCTCGGCTACACCGCGCCGGCGGCCGCCGGATCGATCCTGGCGATGTGTGGCCTGCTCGTGCTCACGCTGTCGGTGCTGCTGGGGCGCGCTACTCGTCGATGA
- a CDS encoding class I SAM-dependent methyltransferase, producing the protein MTENWRALNLANWESRVPIHLGPGGYELDGFADPRYLSGVVRYDLPRLGDISGLDVVHLQCHIGTDTVSLARLGPRSVTGLDFSPSAVAAGTALAARAGNPVGFVESDVYDAVGALGGQCCDLVYTGIGALCWLPDIRRWATVVAELLRPGGRLFMREGHPMLDTIGDTRSDDLLVVHYPYFETAGTAFDEPSSYAGQGTLAASAGVSFNHGLGEVFTALTAAGLGVTALEEHREAPWKALEAMVESAEYDGEYVLAEHPERLPLTYTVQAVKPR; encoded by the coding sequence ATGACCGAGAACTGGCGGGCGCTGAACCTGGCGAACTGGGAGTCGCGGGTCCCGATACACCTGGGGCCGGGTGGTTACGAACTCGACGGTTTCGCAGACCCTCGATACCTGTCCGGCGTGGTGCGCTACGACCTGCCGCGCCTCGGGGACATCAGCGGACTCGACGTGGTGCACCTGCAATGCCATATCGGCACCGACACCGTTTCATTGGCCCGGCTCGGGCCGAGATCGGTGACCGGACTGGACTTCTCGCCGTCGGCCGTCGCCGCGGGCACCGCGCTGGCGGCGCGCGCCGGCAACCCGGTCGGATTCGTCGAGTCCGATGTCTACGACGCGGTCGGCGCTCTCGGTGGGCAGTGCTGCGATCTGGTCTACACCGGTATCGGTGCGCTGTGCTGGCTGCCCGATATCCGGCGATGGGCGACGGTGGTCGCCGAACTCCTGCGTCCCGGCGGACGGTTGTTCATGCGGGAGGGGCACCCGATGCTCGACACGATCGGTGATACCCGATCCGATGATCTGCTGGTGGTGCACTATCCGTACTTCGAGACGGCGGGAACCGCGTTCGACGAGCCGAGCAGCTACGCCGGGCAGGGAACGCTCGCGGCATCGGCCGGGGTGTCCTTCAATCACGGTCTCGGCGAGGTCTTCACTGCCCTGACCGCCGCCGGTCTGGGCGTGACGGCGCTGGAGGAACACCGCGAGGCGCCGTGGAAAGCGCTCGAGGCCATGGTCGAGAGCGCCGAGTACGACGGTGAGTACGTGCTCGCCGAGCACCCCGAACGGCTGCCGCTCACCTACACCGTGCAGGCCGTCAAGCCGAGGTAG